From Caretta caretta isolate rCarCar2 chromosome 9, rCarCar1.hap1, whole genome shotgun sequence, one genomic window encodes:
- the CHST2 gene encoding carbohydrate sulfotransferase 2, whose product MRPAGPRLEHGLGSRAQPRQAGGRAAGCRAWASPPSGRAKCQIRRGKGSVLGASGQPPRTCAPCDVMSNRWRWPAAPALLPPAPAVVLLSWPPALLSMKVFRRKALVLCLGYVLLLLLTMLNLLDYKWHKEPQQCNEPAPARRAPSSPQQPHFQPRSDIRSLYRPPAPPPRQRQLVYVFTTWRSGSSFFGELFNQNPEVFFLYEPVWHVWQKLYPGDAVSLQGAARDMLSSLYRCDLAVFQLYNTAGAGKNLTTLGIFGAATNKVICSSPLCPAYRKEVVGMVDDKVCKKCPPQRLSLLQDECYKYHTLVIKGVRVFDLAVLAPLMQDPALQLKVIHLVRDPRAVASSRIKSRHGLIRESLQVVRSRDPRIHRMPLLDASHKLNSKKEGGGGSDYHALGAMEVICSSMAKTLQTALRPPDWLKNNYLVVRYEDLVVDPIKTVRQVYGFVNLLVSPEMEKFALNMTSGPSYSSKPFVVSARNATQAVSAWRTALSFQQIKQIEEYCQQPMAVLGYERVNSPEEVKDLSKTLLRKPRL is encoded by the coding sequence ATGAGACCCGCTGGCCCTAGGCTGGAGCACGGGCTAGGAAGCAGGGCGCAGCCCCGCCAGGCAGGGGGCAGAGCGGCCGGCTGCCGGGCCTGGGCTTCCCCACCCTCGGGGCGTGCGAAATGCCAGATCCGCCGCGGgaagggctctgtgctgggggcaAGTGGGCAGCCCCCCCGGACCTGCGCTCCGTGTGATGTGATGAGCAACCGCTGGCGCTGGCCAgccgcccctgccctgctgcctcctgcccccgCAGTGGTGCTGCTGTCCTGGCCCCCGGCCCTTCTCAGCATGAAAGTCTTCCGCAGGAAGGCGCTGGTGCTGTGCCTGGGctatgtgctgctgctgctgctcaccatGCTCAACCTGCTGGACTACAAGTGGCACAAGGAGCCCCAGCAATGCAACGAGCCTGCCCCGGCCCGGCGCGCCCCTTCCTCCCCGCAGCAGCCCCACTTCCAGCCCCGCTCGGACATCCGCTCCCTCTACCGGCCGCCGGCGCCGCCGCCCCGCCAGCGCCAGCTGGTCTATGTCTTCACCACCTGGCGCTCGGGCTCGTCCTTCTTCGGGGAGCTCTTCAACCAGAACCCCGAGGTCTTCTTCCTCTACGAGCCGGTGTGGCATGTCTGGCAGAAGCTCTACCCGGGGGACGCCGTCTCCCTGCAGGGGGCGGCCCGGGACATGCTCAGCTCCCTCTACCGCTGCGACCTGGCCGTCTTCCAGCTCTACAACACGGCCGGGGCCGGCAAGAACCTCACCACGCTGGGCATCTTCGGGGCGGCCACCAACAAGGTGATCTGCTCGTCGCCGCTCTGCCCGGCCTACCGCAAGGAGGTGGTGGGCATGGTGGACGACAAGGTCTGCAAGAAGTGTCCCCCGCAGCGGCTCAGCCTCTTGCAGGACGAGTGCTACAAGTACCACACCCTGGTCATCAAGGGTGTGCGAGTCTTCGACCTTGCCGTGCTGGCCCCACTCATGCAGGACCCGGCCCTGCAGCTCAAAGTCATCCACCTGGTCCGGGACCCCCGGGCGGTGGCCAGCTCCAGGATCAAATCCCGCCACGGCCTGATCCGGGAGAGCCTACAGGTGGTGAGGAGCCGGGACCCCCGCATCCACCGCATGCCCCTCCTAGATGCCAGCCACAAGCTGAATAgcaagaaggaggggggaggtgGCTCGGATTACCATGCGCTGGGGGCCATGGAGGTGATCTGCAGCAGCATGGCCAAGACTCTGCAGACTGCCCTGCGCCCACCCGACTGGCTCAAGAACAACTATCTGGTGGTCCGCTACGAGGACCTGGTGGTGGATCCCATTAAGACTGTGCGGCAGGTGTATGGCTTTGTCAATCTGCTGGTGAGCCCGGAGATGGAGAAGTTTGCCCTCAACATGACCAGTGGGCCCAGCTACTCCtccaagccctttgtggtgtctGCCAGGAATGCCACCCAGGCAGTGAGCGCCTGGAGGACAGCACTGAGCTTCCAGCAGATCAAGCAGATcgaggagtattgccagcagccCATGGCCGTCCTGGGCTATGAGAGGGTCAACAGCCCCGAAGAGGTGAAGGACCTAAGCAAAACACTGCTCAGGAAGCCAAGGCTGTGA